One Streptomyces sp. CNQ-509 DNA window includes the following coding sequences:
- a CDS encoding TetR/AcrR family transcriptional regulator: MPERSTTGEPAPGRRMRPDVRRSLDALLTAAAEVFETEGVDAPVRRITAKAGVGAGTLYRHFPQRSDLITAVFRNEVDACAAAAPALAAQYEPVEALTRWLHRFTRFIAAKQGLKAALHSGDCAYESLPGYFQERFVPALTDLLDAAAAAGDIRSDVTPDDLLQALSSIIDPDDQEYTRRMIGLLVDGLRYRG; encoded by the coding sequence ATGCCTGAGCGCAGCACCACGGGGGAGCCGGCCCCCGGCCGCCGCATGCGGCCGGACGTCCGGCGCAGCCTCGACGCGCTGCTGACCGCTGCCGCCGAGGTCTTCGAGACGGAGGGCGTGGACGCGCCCGTACGCCGCATCACGGCGAAGGCAGGGGTGGGGGCGGGGACGCTCTACCGGCACTTCCCGCAGCGCTCGGACCTCATCACGGCCGTCTTCCGCAACGAGGTCGACGCCTGCGCCGCGGCCGCCCCCGCCCTGGCCGCGCAGTACGAGCCGGTGGAGGCGCTGACGCGGTGGCTGCACCGCTTCACCCGGTTCATCGCCGCCAAGCAGGGGCTGAAGGCCGCCCTCCACTCCGGCGACTGCGCGTACGAGAGCCTGCCCGGGTACTTCCAGGAGCGCTTCGTCCCCGCCCTGACCGACCTGCTGGACGCCGCCGCCGCGGCCGGCGACATCCGCTCCGACGTGACCCCCGACGACCTGCTGCAGGCGCTCAGCAGCATCATCGACCCGGACGACCAGGAGTACACGCGGCGCATGATCGGGCTGCTCGTCGACGGGCTGCGCTACCGCGGCTGA
- a CDS encoding CGNR zinc finger domain-containing protein, with protein MELAYYSDMAVRLVNTEEPERGTDSLTSLDAAKELFRDSGNFTRRATDADVSRLRQVRGRLRGIFEAADEGDEVRAVDMLNALLIDFPVSPQVSGHDFRDEDGRPKWHLHIAEQSANSGAGFAAAACMGLAVHLTDYGVDRLGLCAATPCRNVFLDTSTNRSRRYCSDRCATRANVAAYRARKRQANGRTAEAAQETAAGTERTER; from the coding sequence GTGGAACTGGCCTATTACTCAGATATGGCCGTGCGCCTCGTCAACACCGAGGAGCCGGAGCGCGGCACCGACTCGCTGACCTCGCTGGACGCGGCCAAGGAGCTCTTCCGGGACAGCGGCAACTTCACCCGGCGGGCCACGGACGCCGACGTCAGCAGGCTGCGCCAGGTACGCGGCCGGCTGCGGGGGATCTTCGAAGCGGCGGACGAGGGCGACGAGGTACGCGCCGTCGACATGCTCAACGCGCTGCTCATCGACTTCCCGGTCAGCCCGCAGGTCAGCGGGCACGACTTCCGCGACGAGGACGGGCGGCCCAAGTGGCACCTGCACATCGCGGAGCAGTCGGCCAACTCGGGAGCGGGCTTCGCCGCCGCGGCGTGCATGGGGCTGGCCGTGCACCTCACCGACTACGGCGTCGACCGCCTGGGCCTGTGCGCGGCCACGCCGTGCCGCAACGTCTTCCTCGACACGTCGACGAACCGCTCCCGCCGCTACTGCTCCGACCGCTGCGCCACCCGCGCGAACGTCGCGGCCTACCGCGCCCGGAAGCGCCAGGCCAACGGCCGCACCGCCGAGGCGGCCCAGGAGACCGCCGCCGGGACCGAGCGGACCGAGCGCTGA
- a CDS encoding NADP-dependent malic enzyme, translating to MAAEIVNPPSGTDTSDSPDDDYFDPAFALHRGGKMAVQATVPVNDRDDLSLAYTPGVAKVCTAIAEQPELVHDYTWKSQVVAVVTDGSAVLGLGDIGPEASLPVMEGKAILFKQFGGVDAVPVALDCREVDEIVETVVRLAPSFGGVNLEDISAPRCFEIERKLQERLDIPIFHDDQHGTAVVTLAALRNATKLSGRSLGELRAVISGAGAAGAAIAKILVEAGIGDVVVADRKGIVSADREDLTDAKRELAELTNRAGRTGSLESALAGADVFIGVSGGTVPERAVATMAEGAFIFAMANPNPEIHPDVAHKYAAVVATGRSDYPNQINNVLAFPGIFAGALQVRASRITEGMKLAAAEALADVVAAELSPECVIPSPFDERVAPAITRAVAAAARAEGVARR from the coding sequence GTGGCAGCGGAGATCGTCAACCCTCCGAGCGGGACGGATACGTCCGACAGCCCAGACGACGACTACTTCGACCCGGCCTTCGCGCTCCACCGAGGCGGCAAGATGGCCGTCCAGGCGACCGTGCCGGTCAACGACAGGGACGACCTGTCGCTCGCCTACACACCGGGCGTCGCCAAGGTGTGCACCGCCATCGCGGAACAGCCCGAGCTCGTCCACGACTACACCTGGAAGTCCCAGGTGGTCGCCGTCGTCACGGACGGCAGCGCGGTCCTCGGCCTCGGCGACATCGGGCCGGAGGCGTCTCTTCCGGTGATGGAGGGCAAGGCCATCCTCTTCAAGCAGTTCGGCGGCGTGGACGCGGTCCCCGTCGCGCTGGACTGCCGCGAGGTCGACGAGATCGTCGAGACCGTGGTGCGGCTGGCGCCCTCCTTCGGCGGGGTGAACCTGGAGGACATCTCCGCCCCCCGCTGCTTCGAGATCGAGCGCAAGCTCCAGGAGCGCCTGGACATCCCGATCTTCCACGACGACCAGCACGGCACCGCGGTCGTCACGCTCGCCGCCCTGCGCAACGCGACGAAGCTCAGCGGCCGGTCGCTCGGCGAGCTGCGCGCGGTGATCTCCGGGGCCGGCGCGGCCGGCGCGGCGATCGCGAAGATCCTCGTGGAGGCCGGCATCGGGGACGTGGTCGTCGCCGATCGCAAGGGCATCGTCTCCGCGGACCGCGAGGACCTGACCGACGCCAAGCGGGAGCTGGCGGAGCTGACCAACCGCGCGGGGCGTACCGGCTCGCTGGAGTCGGCGCTCGCGGGCGCGGACGTCTTCATCGGCGTCTCCGGCGGCACGGTGCCGGAGCGGGCGGTGGCGACGATGGCGGAGGGCGCGTTCATCTTCGCCATGGCCAACCCGAACCCGGAGATCCACCCGGACGTGGCGCACAAGTACGCGGCGGTCGTCGCCACCGGCCGCAGCGACTACCCGAACCAGATCAACAACGTGCTCGCGTTCCCCGGCATCTTCGCCGGGGCGCTCCAGGTCCGCGCCTCGCGGATCACCGAGGGCATGAAGCTGGCGGCGGCCGAGGCGCTGGCCGACGTGGTCGCGGCCGAGCTGAGCCCGGAGTGCGTGATCCCGTCGCCGTTCGACGAGCGGGTGGCGCCGGCCATCACGCGCGCGGTCGCCGCGGCGGCGCGGGCGGAGGGCGTGGCGAGGCGGTAG
- a CDS encoding type II toxin-antitoxin system Phd/YefM family antitoxin, whose protein sequence is MSAISVREFSYNPSAVFARVEQGEAVQVTRHGNVIAILLPASGAAERYADLVSRGQIRLKAATSADLSRLPHYEVAEDADPLAVLLAEREDDPR, encoded by the coding sequence ATGAGCGCGATTTCCGTACGCGAGTTCTCGTACAACCCCAGCGCGGTCTTCGCTCGCGTCGAGCAGGGCGAAGCCGTCCAGGTCACCCGGCACGGGAACGTGATCGCCATACTGCTGCCCGCCTCGGGCGCCGCGGAGCGCTATGCCGACCTGGTATCGCGCGGCCAGATCCGCCTCAAGGCCGCGACGAGCGCCGATCTCTCCCGGCTTCCGCACTACGAGGTCGCCGAGGACGCAGACCCGCTGGCTGTGCTGCTCGCCGAGCGCGAGGACGACCCCCGGTGA
- a CDS encoding ABC transporter substrate-binding protein: protein MSPRTTRRTGAAKSRLVAVGALAAAGALVLSSCGDQTDDGGDGGDGGESKTSSNAAPGALPKAIKDAGVIKVGSDIAYAPMEFDQGGKPAGVDIDIANALGEELGVEFQFQNNVFDNLIPSLDSGRFDIIMSSMTDNKERQAEVDFVDYFSAGVSILVQKGNPEGISTLDDLCGKTVAFQRGTVSADIAKAQNEKCDKPIKTLPFTKDTEALQQVKQGRAVADLNDFPVAAYNARESGGGEDFEVVGEQIDAAPYGIAVSKDNAELRDALAAALDAIIENGEYQKVLEKWEVQQGGVDKATVNGGNE from the coding sequence ATGAGCCCTCGCACCACCCGGCGCACCGGAGCAGCCAAGTCTCGACTGGTGGCCGTCGGGGCACTCGCCGCCGCGGGGGCCCTCGTGCTCTCGTCCTGCGGCGACCAGACCGACGACGGGGGCGACGGCGGCGACGGCGGCGAGTCCAAGACCTCGTCGAACGCGGCGCCCGGCGCGCTGCCCAAGGCGATCAAGGACGCCGGCGTGATCAAGGTCGGTTCCGACATCGCGTACGCCCCGATGGAGTTCGACCAGGGCGGCAAGCCCGCCGGCGTCGACATCGACATCGCCAACGCGCTCGGCGAGGAGCTGGGAGTCGAGTTCCAGTTCCAGAACAACGTCTTCGACAACCTGATCCCGTCGCTCGACTCCGGCCGCTTCGACATCATCATGTCGTCGATGACGGACAACAAGGAGCGCCAGGCCGAGGTCGACTTCGTCGACTACTTCTCCGCCGGTGTCTCCATCCTGGTCCAGAAGGGCAACCCCGAGGGCATCTCCACGCTCGACGACCTGTGCGGCAAGACCGTCGCCTTCCAGCGGGGCACGGTCAGCGCGGACATCGCCAAGGCGCAGAACGAGAAGTGCGACAAGCCGATCAAGACGCTGCCCTTCACCAAGGACACCGAGGCGCTGCAGCAGGTGAAGCAGGGCCGGGCCGTCGCCGACCTGAACGACTTCCCGGTCGCCGCGTACAACGCCCGCGAGTCCGGCGGCGGTGAGGACTTCGAGGTCGTCGGCGAGCAGATCGACGCCGCCCCGTACGGCATCGCGGTCTCCAAGGACAACGCCGAGCTGCGCGACGCGCTCGCCGCGGCGCTGGACGCGATCATCGAGAACGGCGAGTACCAGAAGGTACTGGAGAAGTGGGAGGTCCAGCAGGGCGGCGTCGACAAGGCCACCGTCAACGGTGGCAACGAGTAA
- a CDS encoding aldo/keto reductase — protein MQYRTLGRTGIKVSPYCLGAMMFGAQGNPDHDESVRIIHKALAAGVNFVDTADIYGHGESEEIVGKALRGRRDDVVLATKAHLPMGDDPNRQGNSRRWLVRALEDSLRRLGTDHVDLFQIHRPAPDTDIEETLSALTDLVRAGKVRAVGTSAFPASDLVEAQWTAERRGLVRFRTEQPNYSVLDRGIEREVLPVCERYGMGTLVWSPLAGGMLTGRYRKGQKPTTFRGGYGFRHLADERRLDTVERLLPLAEKAGLSLTHMALAFVISHPGVTSAIIGPRTMEQLDDLLAGAGTALGDDVLDEIDAIVPPGTEVGRLDMAYDPPAILHAGLRRRAPAERVAA, from the coding sequence ATGCAGTACCGCACGCTGGGCCGGACCGGGATCAAGGTCAGCCCCTACTGCCTGGGCGCGATGATGTTCGGCGCCCAGGGCAACCCCGACCACGACGAGTCCGTCCGCATCATCCACAAGGCGCTGGCCGCGGGCGTCAACTTCGTCGACACAGCCGACATCTACGGCCACGGCGAGTCCGAGGAGATCGTCGGCAAGGCCCTCAGGGGCCGCCGCGACGACGTGGTGCTCGCCACCAAGGCGCACCTGCCCATGGGCGACGACCCCAACCGGCAGGGCAATTCCCGCCGCTGGCTCGTCCGCGCCCTGGAGGACTCGCTGCGCCGGCTCGGCACCGACCACGTCGACCTGTTCCAGATCCACCGGCCCGCCCCCGACACCGACATCGAGGAGACCCTGTCCGCGCTCACCGACCTGGTGCGCGCCGGGAAGGTGCGGGCCGTCGGCACCTCCGCCTTCCCCGCCTCCGACCTGGTCGAGGCGCAGTGGACCGCCGAGCGGCGCGGCCTGGTGCGGTTCCGCACCGAGCAGCCGAACTACTCGGTCCTCGACCGCGGCATCGAGCGTGAGGTGCTGCCCGTCTGCGAGCGGTACGGGATGGGCACGCTGGTCTGGAGCCCGCTGGCCGGCGGCATGCTGACCGGCCGCTACCGCAAGGGCCAGAAGCCCACCACCTTCCGCGGCGGCTACGGCTTCCGGCACCTCGCCGACGAGCGCAGGCTCGACACCGTCGAACGGCTCCTTCCGCTCGCGGAGAAGGCGGGCCTGTCGCTGACGCACATGGCGCTGGCCTTCGTGATCTCCCACCCGGGCGTCACGTCGGCGATCATCGGGCCGCGCACCATGGAGCAGTTGGACGACCTGCTCGCGGGCGCCGGGACGGCCCTCGGCGACGACGTGCTGGACGAGATCGACGCCATCGTGCCGCCGGGGACGGAGGTCGGGCGGCTGGACATGGCGTACGACCCGCCGGCGATCCTCCACGCCGGGCTGCGGCGCAGGGCGCCGGCGGAGCGCGTGGCGGCCTGA
- the sodN gene encoding superoxide dismutase, Ni, whose amino-acid sequence MFSRLFAPKVTVSAHCDLPCGVYDPAQARIEAESVKAIQEKMQGNDDPHFQARATTIKEQRAELAKHHVSVLWSDYFKPPHFEKYPELHQLVNDTLKALSAAKGSTDPATGQKALDYIAQVDKIFWETKQG is encoded by the coding sequence ATGTTTTCTCGCCTGTTCGCCCCCAAGGTGACGGTCAGTGCCCACTGCGACCTCCCCTGCGGCGTCTACGACCCGGCCCAGGCCCGTATCGAGGCCGAATCGGTCAAGGCCATCCAGGAGAAGATGCAGGGCAACGACGACCCGCACTTCCAGGCGCGGGCCACCACCATCAAGGAGCAGCGCGCGGAGCTTGCCAAGCACCACGTTTCGGTGCTGTGGAGCGACTACTTCAAGCCCCCGCACTTCGAGAAGTACCCTGAGCTGCACCAGCTCGTCAACGACACGCTCAAGGCCCTCAGCGCCGCCAAGGGCTCCACCGACCCGGCCACGGGCCAGAAGGCGCTGGACTACATCGCCCAGGTCGACAAGATCTTCTGGGAGACCAAGCAGGGCTGA
- a CDS encoding amino acid ABC transporter ATP-binding protein, giving the protein MVRAEGVHKSFGLTHVLKGIDLEVAPREVFCLVGPSGSGKSTFLRCINHLEKINAGRLYVDGHLVGYRQQGNKLYELKEREVAAQRKDIGMVFQRFNLFPHMTALENVMEAPVQVKRESKATARERALRLLDRVGLADKAGGYPTQLSGGQQQRVAIARALAMEPKLMLFDEPTSALDPELVGEVLDVMRDLAESGMTMIVVTHEMGFAREVGDALVFMDDGAVVESGHPRDVLTNPQHQRTKTFLSKVL; this is encoded by the coding sequence ATGGTCAGGGCCGAGGGCGTCCACAAGTCCTTCGGGCTCACCCATGTCCTCAAGGGCATCGACCTGGAGGTCGCGCCGCGCGAGGTCTTCTGCCTCGTCGGCCCCTCCGGCTCCGGCAAGTCGACCTTCCTGCGGTGCATCAACCACCTGGAGAAGATCAACGCCGGCCGGCTGTACGTCGACGGCCACCTCGTCGGCTACCGGCAGCAGGGCAACAAGCTCTACGAGCTGAAGGAGAGGGAGGTCGCCGCGCAGCGCAAGGACATCGGCATGGTGTTCCAGCGCTTCAACCTCTTCCCGCACATGACCGCGCTGGAGAACGTCATGGAGGCGCCGGTCCAGGTCAAGCGGGAGTCCAAGGCGACGGCGCGGGAGCGCGCACTGCGGCTGCTGGACCGCGTGGGCCTCGCGGACAAGGCGGGCGGCTACCCGACGCAGCTCTCCGGCGGCCAGCAGCAGCGCGTCGCCATCGCGCGGGCGCTGGCGATGGAGCCGAAGCTGATGCTCTTCGACGAGCCCACCTCGGCGCTCGACCCGGAGCTGGTCGGCGAGGTGCTGGACGTGATGCGCGACCTCGCGGAGTCGGGCATGACGATGATCGTCGTCACGCACGAGATGGGGTTCGCACGTGAGGTCGGGGACGCGCTGGTGTTCATGGACGACGGCGCGGTGGTGGAGTCCGGCCACCCGCGGGACGTCCTGACGAACCCGCAGCACCAGCGGACGAAGACGTTCCTGTCGAAGGTGCTGTGA
- a CDS encoding trans-aconitate 2-methyltransferase, with protein MAGTTAAATPVGADWQGWQASWDRQQEWYMPDREDRFRVMLDAVEALVGPEPRVLDLACGTGSISARVLRRFPGARTTGVDLDPALLTIARGTFAEDARAEFVTADLAKPDWAARLPHGSYDAVLTSTALHWLFSDQLATLYGQIAGVVREGGIFVNADHMPDPATPAINEAVRNWSKVRQDRERAEGVLDWADWWRVVAADPVLGGPAAERFAIFGDPNDPNEGHADGDVQAPAWHAETLRAAGFAEARTVWAAARDAAVLALR; from the coding sequence ATGGCCGGAACGACCGCCGCCGCAACGCCCGTGGGTGCCGACTGGCAGGGCTGGCAGGCGAGCTGGGACCGCCAGCAGGAGTGGTACATGCCGGATCGCGAGGACCGCTTCCGGGTGATGCTCGACGCCGTCGAGGCCCTCGTGGGACCCGAGCCCCGGGTGCTCGACCTGGCCTGCGGTACGGGCAGCATCAGCGCCCGGGTGCTGCGCCGCTTCCCCGGCGCCCGCACCACGGGCGTCGACCTCGACCCCGCGCTGCTCACCATCGCGCGCGGCACCTTCGCGGAGGACGCCCGCGCCGAGTTCGTCACCGCCGACCTCGCCAAGCCCGACTGGGCGGCGCGGCTGCCGCACGGTTCGTACGACGCGGTGCTCACCTCCACCGCGCTGCACTGGCTCTTCTCCGACCAGCTCGCCACGCTCTACGGGCAGATCGCCGGCGTCGTCCGCGAGGGCGGGATCTTCGTCAACGCCGACCACATGCCCGACCCCGCCACGCCGGCCATCAACGAGGCCGTGCGCAACTGGAGCAAGGTCCGCCAGGACCGCGAGCGGGCGGAAGGTGTGCTGGACTGGGCGGACTGGTGGCGCGTGGTCGCCGCCGACCCGGTGCTCGGCGGTCCCGCGGCCGAGCGCTTCGCGATATTCGGCGACCCGAACGACCCGAACGAGGGCCACGCCGACGGCGATGTCCAGGCGCCCGCCTGGCACGCCGAGACGCTGCGCGCGGCCGGCTTCGCCGAGGCCCGTACGGTCTGGGCGGCCGCGCGGGACGCGGCGGTGCTGGCGCTGCGCTGA
- a CDS encoding type II toxin-antitoxin system VapC family toxin: MIYLDASAVLTLVAGRRHAAELRGYLEAKPAAPLATSTIGFVETVRTLDRMGSFPTAMQDLMRDLTEVLVTEEVRDLAGLLPGRVRTLDAVHVASAQTIGPALDSLISYDKRMLEVAREAGLPTAAPGMD; this comes from the coding sequence GTGATCTATCTCGACGCTTCCGCCGTCCTCACCCTCGTCGCCGGCCGCCGCCACGCGGCCGAACTCCGGGGGTACCTCGAAGCGAAGCCCGCGGCCCCCTTGGCGACCAGCACCATCGGCTTCGTCGAGACCGTGCGCACCCTGGACCGGATGGGCAGTTTCCCCACCGCCATGCAGGACCTCATGCGGGACCTGACCGAAGTCCTGGTCACCGAAGAGGTCCGCGACCTCGCCGGTCTCCTTCCGGGCCGCGTACGCACCCTGGACGCGGTGCACGTCGCCAGCGCCCAGACGATCGGCCCGGCACTCGACTCACTGATCAGCTACGACAAACGGATGCTGGAGGTCGCGCGGGAAGCCGGCCTCCCGACCGCCGCTCCGGGCATGGACTGA
- a CDS encoding quinone oxidoreductase, translating to MFAAYAARIDRDEPLNGLELGERPAPQAPPGWAVVDVRAASLNHHDLWSLRGVGLGEDALPMILGCDAAGVDADGNEVVLHSVIGQTGHGVGPNEPRSLLTERYQGTFAEQVAVPAWNVLPKPKELSFEEAACLPTAWLTAYRMLFTNAGVRPGDSVLVQGAGGGVATAAIVLGAAAGLRMYATSRDEAKRKRAEDLGAEAAVAPGTRLPHRVDAVLETVGAATWSHSVKSLRPGGTLVISGATSGPNPAAGELQRIFFLELKVVGSTMGSKEELAGLLNFCASKGVRPVIDTVLPLDRAREGFEKMATGDLFGKVVLTR from the coding sequence ATGTTCGCCGCCTACGCAGCCCGCATCGACCGTGACGAGCCCCTGAACGGCCTGGAGTTGGGGGAGCGGCCCGCCCCGCAGGCCCCGCCCGGATGGGCCGTCGTCGACGTCAGAGCCGCCTCCCTCAACCACCACGACCTGTGGTCCCTGCGCGGCGTCGGCCTCGGCGAGGACGCCCTGCCGATGATCCTCGGCTGCGACGCGGCGGGCGTCGACGCCGACGGCAACGAGGTCGTCCTCCACTCCGTCATCGGCCAGACCGGCCACGGTGTGGGGCCGAACGAGCCGCGGTCGCTGCTGACGGAGCGGTACCAGGGCACGTTCGCGGAGCAGGTCGCCGTTCCGGCGTGGAACGTCCTGCCGAAGCCGAAGGAGCTGAGCTTCGAGGAGGCCGCGTGCCTGCCGACGGCCTGGCTCACGGCGTACCGCATGCTCTTCACCAACGCGGGCGTACGCCCCGGCGACTCGGTCCTGGTCCAGGGCGCGGGCGGCGGCGTCGCCACGGCGGCGATCGTGCTGGGCGCGGCGGCGGGACTGCGGATGTACGCGACGAGCCGCGACGAGGCGAAGCGCAAGCGGGCGGAAGACCTCGGCGCGGAAGCCGCGGTCGCCCCGGGCACCCGCCTGCCGCACCGGGTGGACGCGGTCCTGGAGACGGTGGGCGCGGCGACGTGGTCGCACTCGGTGAAGTCCCTCCGCCCGGGCGGCACCCTGGTCATCTCCGGCGCGACGAGCGGCCCGAACCCGGCGGCAGGGGAGCTGCAGCGGATCTTCTTCCTGGAACTGAAGGTGGTCGGCTCGACGATGGGCAGCAAGGAGGAACTGGCGGGCCTGCTCAACTTCTGCGCGTCGAAGGGCGTCCGCCCGGTGATCGACACGGTGCTGCCACTGGACCGCGCCCGGGAGGGCTTCGAGAAGATGGCGACGGGCGACCTGTTCGGCAAGGTGGTCCTCACCCGCTGA
- a CDS encoding Clp protease N-terminal domain-containing protein produces MFERFTQAARDLVRGAAERAERDGDSHVAPEHLLRQLLAGSGTAGAVALAAAGVDSEARRAGVLRGLDEARRRGGLTKSDAEALAGIGIDVAAVVDRVESAHGPGALARRRAWRRGRTRFDADAKAVLERSLRIALVRGDKAIGDEHILLALAATPGIPAEVLADHGATYAAIEAALPAVQRAG; encoded by the coding sequence ATGTTCGAACGGTTCACCCAGGCCGCCAGGGACCTCGTCCGCGGTGCGGCCGAGCGCGCGGAGCGGGACGGCGACTCCCACGTCGCCCCCGAGCACCTGCTCCGGCAGCTCCTCGCCGGGTCCGGGACCGCCGGGGCCGTCGCGCTGGCCGCCGCCGGGGTCGACAGCGAGGCGCGGCGGGCCGGGGTCCTCCGGGGGCTGGACGAGGCGCGGCGGCGGGGCGGGCTCACCAAGTCCGACGCCGAGGCGCTGGCCGGCATCGGCATCGACGTCGCCGCCGTCGTCGACCGCGTCGAGTCCGCCCACGGCCCCGGCGCCCTCGCCCGCCGGCGCGCGTGGCGGCGGGGACGTACCAGGTTCGACGCCGACGCCAAGGCCGTGCTCGAACGGTCCCTCAGGATCGCCCTGGTCCGCGGCGACAAGGCCATCGGCGACGAACACATCCTGCTCGCCCTCGCCGCCACCCCCGGCATCCCCGCCGAGGTCCTGGCCGACCACGGCGCCACCTACGCCGCCATCGAGGCCGCCCTGCCGGCCGTACAGCGCGCGGGGTAG
- a CDS encoding amino acid ABC transporter permease, producing MTDPTSPGPADKRPAGPDLAKTGTATAVPPEAIKAIPVRHPWRWVSAAVVLALLGLLVYAFANAKIEWGDVPEYLFSDRVVEAAGNTLLITVLAMLLGVVLGIVLAIMRLSDNPVTSAFANLYIWFFRGTPVLLQLLLWYNLGLVFQTLNLGPLYKNEMTDVMTPFVAALLGLGLNEAAYMAEIVRAGIQSVDEGQTEASHALGMSRGKTMRRIVLPQAMRVIVPPTGNEFINMLKTSSLAMVIQYTELTFVANEISATNLNPMEMYIVVAIWYLAMTSVFSVIQYYIERHYAKGSVRQLPLTPWQKIRRSIFSGPRLKGTR from the coding sequence GTGACCGACCCGACCTCACCGGGCCCGGCCGACAAGCGGCCGGCCGGGCCCGACCTCGCGAAGACCGGCACCGCGACCGCGGTGCCGCCCGAGGCGATCAAGGCGATACCCGTGCGCCACCCCTGGCGCTGGGTGAGCGCCGCGGTCGTCCTCGCGCTCCTCGGGCTGCTCGTCTACGCCTTCGCCAACGCCAAGATCGAGTGGGGCGATGTCCCCGAGTACCTGTTCTCCGACCGGGTGGTCGAAGCCGCCGGGAACACGCTGCTGATCACCGTGCTCGCCATGCTCCTCGGCGTGGTCCTCGGCATCGTGCTCGCGATCATGCGGCTCTCGGACAACCCGGTGACCTCGGCGTTCGCCAACCTCTACATCTGGTTCTTCCGCGGCACCCCGGTGCTGCTGCAACTGCTGCTCTGGTACAACCTCGGCCTCGTCTTCCAGACCCTCAACCTGGGTCCGCTCTACAAGAACGAGATGACCGACGTCATGACCCCGTTCGTGGCGGCGCTCCTCGGCCTCGGCCTCAACGAGGCCGCGTACATGGCCGAGATCGTCCGGGCCGGCATCCAGTCGGTCGACGAGGGCCAGACGGAGGCGTCGCACGCGCTCGGCATGAGCCGGGGGAAGACGATGCGGCGCATCGTGCTGCCCCAGGCGATGCGGGTCATCGTGCCGCCGACGGGCAACGAGTTCATCAACATGCTGAAGACCTCGTCGCTGGCGATGGTGATCCAGTACACCGAGCTGACGTTCGTGGCGAACGAGATCTCCGCGACCAACCTGAACCCGATGGAGATGTACATCGTCGTCGCCATCTGGTACCTGGCGATGACCAGCGTGTTCAGCGTGATCCAGTACTACATCGAGCGGCATTACGCCAAGGGCTCCGTGCGCCAGTTGCCGCTGACCCCGTGGCAGAAGATCCGGCGGAGCATCTTCTCCGGGCCGCGGCTGAAGGGAACGAGGTGA
- the sodX gene encoding nickel-type superoxide dismutase maturation protease — MQGQVNERRHDAGRRGLQRLGLAAVDGPSMVPTLRPGDQLVVQYGVEVRPGDVAVLCHPFQQDLLIVKRVVERRDGGWWVLGDNRFVENDSREFGAVPDELVVARALLRLRPPRGLQRSVRSVPAAVSWAASAVRPLAWRFRAR, encoded by the coding sequence ATGCAGGGCCAGGTGAACGAGCGCAGGCACGACGCCGGGCGCCGAGGGCTGCAGCGCCTCGGCCTCGCGGCGGTCGACGGTCCGTCGATGGTGCCGACGCTGCGTCCGGGGGATCAGCTTGTCGTGCAGTACGGGGTGGAGGTGCGGCCCGGTGACGTGGCGGTGCTGTGTCATCCGTTCCAGCAGGATCTGCTGATCGTGAAACGGGTGGTGGAGCGGCGCGACGGCGGCTGGTGGGTGCTCGGCGACAACCGGTTCGTGGAGAACGACAGCCGGGAGTTCGGCGCCGTACCGGACGAACTGGTCGTCGCCCGTGCCCTCCTGCGCCTGCGCCCCCCGCGGGGCCTTCAGCGCTCGGTCCGCTCGGTCCCGGCGGCGGTCTCCTGGGCCGCCTCGGCGGTGCGGCCGTTGGCCTGGCGCTTCCGGGCGCGGTAG